In a single window of the Aquarana catesbeiana isolate 2022-GZ linkage group LG13, ASM4218655v1, whole genome shotgun sequence genome:
- the LOC141116574 gene encoding olfactory receptor 6N2-like — protein MHNQSIHEFIIVGFTNIAHHQHLFFTLLLLLYFIVAAGTIIALFVILFDSRLHVPMYFFIFALCLSEIGIVTTVYPTLFTLILNGRTHISFNYCLVQMYFFHSLIITENFLLNVIAYDRYIAICKALQYHAIMTIKSSKLFIAISWILGFITPLPFLILVNQLPFCGPNEIQHLFCDSCPLLNLACANTDLTIILEFAMSSFTIILTSFSITITYANIMAAIFKMKTSEERKKAFSTCASHFLIAFVFYGSVAVMYISLETHYSPEYDLATAIHHSILTPLLSTLVYSFRNKLITNFLKRFFQQKGVFAGNILVSFVPEQKASHRS, from the coding sequence ATGCACAACCAGAGTATCCATGAGTTTATCATAGTGGGGTTCACCAATATAGCCCACCACCAACATCTATTTTTCACCCTGTTGCTTTTACTCTATTTCATCGTCGCTGCTGGTACTATTATTGCACTGTTTGTAATTCTTTTTGACTCTCGTCTTCATGTCCCTATGTATTTTTTTATCTTTGCTTTATGCCTCTCTGAGATAGGTATTGTTACAACTGTCTATCCAACACTGTTTACTCTAATTTTAAATGGAAGAACGCATATTTCATTTAACTACTGTCTTGTGCAAATGTATTTTTTCCACTCACTTATAATAACTGAGAATTTTCTCCTGAATGTAATTGCTTACGATCGTTATATAGCAATTTGTAAGGCCTTACAATATCATGCTATAATGACAATAAAGTCAAGTAAGTTATTTATAGCAATAAGTTGGATTCTTGGTTTTATTACACCGCTACCCTTTCTTATTTTAGTTAATCAGTTACCTTTTTGCGGGCCAAATGAAATTCAGCATTTGTTTTGTGACTCTTGTCCACTTTTGAACCTAGCCTGTGCTAACACTGATCTTACTATTATCTTGGAGTTCGCTATGAGTTCCTTTACAATTATATTGACCTCATTTTCTATTACCATTACATACGCTAATATTATGGCTGCAATATTCAAGATGAAGACGTCAGAGGAACGAAAAAAGGCCTTCTCCACTTGTGCATCCCACTTTCTTATAGCTTTTGTTTTTTATGGAAGTGTTGCCGTCATGTATATAAGTCTTGAAACCCACTACTCACCGGAGTATGACTTAGCCACAGCAATTCATCATTCTATCTTGACCCCACTTTTAAGCACGCTTGTCTACAGTTTTCGTAACAAACTCATTACAAATTTTCTAAAGAGATTTTTTCAGCAAAAAGGAGTATTTGCTGGAAATATACTTGTTTCATTTGTGCCTGAACAAAAGGCAAGCCACAGatcttaa